Proteins from one Leptospiraceae bacterium genomic window:
- a CDS encoding NADH-quinone oxidoreductase subunit I: MATINVINVMKKHQFAWYEKFYFYSISKGLVITLKHFIKAAFLKGSVTVQYPDEKRAYSSRFRGMHSLKRDEQGRERCTACFCCMWICPADAITIEAAEVPPERQHLHPEDKYSKRFDIDLLRCIFCGLCEEACPKGAIYLDGGGEMAADNRYDLILTKERMTQKVGGPIKGQRN, encoded by the coding sequence TTGGCAACAATTAATGTTATAAATGTAATGAAGAAGCACCAGTTCGCCTGGTATGAAAAGTTTTATTTCTATTCAATCTCCAAAGGTCTTGTAATTACCTTAAAGCATTTTATAAAAGCTGCCTTTTTAAAAGGATCTGTTACGGTTCAATATCCCGATGAAAAGCGCGCCTACTCTTCTCGTTTCCGCGGAATGCACTCTCTTAAAAGAGATGAGCAAGGAAGAGAAAGATGCACGGCTTGCTTTTGCTGTATGTGGATTTGTCCAGCAGACGCTATTACCATTGAAGCAGCCGAAGTTCCGCCTGAAAGACAACACCTTCATCCCGAAGACAAGTATTCTAAGCGATTTGACATTGACCTACTACGTTGCATTTTCTGCGGCTTATGCGAAGAAGCCTGTCCGAAAGGAGCAATTTATCTAGACGGCGGTGGAGAAATGGCTGCTGACAATCGTTATGATTTAATTCTAACCAAAGAGCGCATGACCCAAAAAGTGGGCGGTCCAATCAAAGGACAAAGAAATTAA
- a CDS encoding (2Fe-2S)-binding protein, whose protein sequence is MVTIKIDGVEYKVDEKKNLIDAVKAVGTDIPYFCYHPSLSIVGMCRMCLIEIEGNPKVQAACNTPVKEGLSIITKSKRVLESREGTMEFLLANHPLDCPVCDKAGECDLQDNAFSAGKGVSRFEFEKRNVPQEEIGDNLMINHNRCIVCFRCVRFEEELVKESNLGLFQRGYHSLIGLANDKTIKHNYQGALSDICPTGALLNHKTLFKSRVWWYKTSKSICHGCSTGCNIETNVRDNKMYRYMTRENAELGMYFLCDKGRFDLDWLNENRLFAYYEKGLPSESSVVIPKILDKIKSSKKIAIIGGAHESNENLALIKAQAEKLGKDILFEARTSKPQYFLPEQADFLMTTDAHPNTKGTFDQAFNSTGGIDSIVKDFNAGKIDLLFILKEDIPVELKGPGSIVVLHTNITASVKDADFAVPIKTFAEQSGTFTNKNGIKQHFELAIQPLQGLPSSGDFFKRLNLELSMKKEELAIGNN, encoded by the coding sequence GTGGTAACAATCAAAATTGATGGTGTAGAATACAAAGTAGACGAAAAGAAAAACCTCATCGACGCAGTCAAAGCAGTCGGAACTGATATCCCTTATTTCTGTTATCATCCATCGTTAAGCATAGTCGGTATGTGCCGCATGTGCCTTATCGAAATCGAAGGAAATCCTAAAGTGCAGGCAGCATGTAATACGCCTGTAAAAGAAGGATTATCTATTATAACCAAAAGCAAACGAGTTCTTGAATCCCGTGAAGGCACAATGGAGTTTTTGCTAGCCAATCACCCTCTTGATTGTCCGGTTTGTGATAAAGCAGGAGAATGTGATTTACAAGACAATGCCTTCTCTGCAGGTAAAGGTGTCTCTCGCTTTGAATTTGAAAAGCGCAATGTTCCCCAGGAAGAGATCGGAGACAATCTCATGATTAACCACAATCGTTGCATTGTATGTTTCCGTTGTGTTCGCTTCGAAGAAGAATTAGTCAAAGAATCAAACCTCGGTTTATTCCAAAGAGGATATCATTCTCTCATTGGGCTTGCCAATGATAAAACAATTAAGCACAACTACCAAGGTGCACTTTCTGATATCTGCCCAACCGGAGCCCTACTCAATCACAAAACTCTTTTTAAATCGAGAGTATGGTGGTATAAAACATCCAAATCTATTTGTCATGGTTGTAGCACAGGCTGTAATATCGAAACCAATGTGAGAGATAATAAAATGTATCGCTACATGACCAGAGAAAACGCAGAGCTTGGAATGTATTTCCTTTGCGATAAAGGACGTTTCGACCTAGATTGGTTAAATGAAAATAGACTCTTCGCTTATTATGAAAAAGGATTACCAAGCGAAAGCTCTGTAGTCATTCCAAAGATCTTAGACAAAATCAAATCCTCTAAAAAGATCGCTATCATCGGGGGAGCACATGAGTCTAATGAGAATTTAGCGCTCATTAAAGCACAGGCAGAGAAGCTTGGAAAAGACATCCTATTTGAGGCAAGAACTAGTAAACCACAATACTTCCTTCCTGAACAAGCTGACTTTTTGATGACTACCGATGCTCATCCAAATACAAAAGGAACCTTTGATCAAGCCTTTAATTCTACAGGCGGAATTGATTCTATCGTAAAAGATTTCAATGCGGGTAAGATTGATTTGCTGTTCATCCTCAAAGAAGACATTCCTGTTGAATTAAAAGGACCCGGATCGATTGTAGTTCTTCATACAAATATCACTGCTTCTGTAAAGGATGCAGACTTTGCAGTTCCTATCAAAACATTTGCAGAGCAATCCGGAACTTTTACTAACAAAAATGGAATTAAACAGCACTTCGAGCTTGCAATTCAACCTTTACAAGGTCTTCCTTCATCGGGAGATTTCTTTAAAAGATTAAACTTAGAGCTTTCAATGAAAAAAGAGGAGTTAGCAATTGGCAACAATTAA
- the tilS gene encoding tRNA lysidine(34) synthetase TilS → MPELSKRLKKSLEETGRLFRYKLLKKITREANGYITTGHHIDDYIETVFINLIRGGGYSSLNAIPIYKDGIFRPLLVFTELEMNSILKEEGWNVFEDESNDSDKFLRNRIRKKILPFLKEEGMNTNKVYENFHNTEEILLDLGESVNEKQIASYLRIDSLSLSKINLGNLKQILDVYASLLKIHPFTRSILLEVKKELEKQTSFLIENREVILSKSSKSDLFLIPKNSNTLKEAVFETSEDKQILHWNGNSKEVSIEFKIGSYTNGLKIAKNGKHFAISEILREKQIPIPVREFIPILFKENQASIILFSLWDDRMRDFIGDLFYEHR, encoded by the coding sequence ATTCCAGAACTTTCTAAACGACTAAAAAAAAGCTTAGAAGAAACAGGAAGACTCTTTCGCTATAAGCTATTAAAGAAAATTACTAGAGAGGCTAATGGCTATATAACAACAGGACATCATATTGACGATTATATAGAAACAGTTTTCATTAACTTAATACGTGGTGGAGGTTACTCCTCTTTAAACGCAATTCCTATCTACAAAGATGGAATCTTTAGACCACTCTTAGTCTTTACAGAACTAGAAATGAATTCCATTTTAAAAGAAGAAGGCTGGAATGTATTTGAAGATGAATCAAACGATAGTGATAAATTTCTACGAAATAGAATTAGAAAGAAAATTCTTCCTTTCTTGAAAGAAGAAGGAATGAATACAAACAAAGTCTATGAAAACTTTCATAATACCGAAGAGATTCTCTTAGACTTAGGAGAATCAGTCAATGAAAAACAAATCGCTTCTTATTTAAGAATTGATAGTTTGAGCTTAAGTAAAATTAATCTCGGAAATTTAAAACAAATTCTAGATGTCTATGCCTCTCTCTTAAAAATTCATCCATTTACTAGGAGCATTCTTTTGGAAGTAAAAAAGGAATTAGAAAAACAAACTTCCTTCTTAATAGAAAATAGAGAAGTCATCCTCTCGAAGAGTTCGAAGAGTGATTTATTTCTAATTCCCAAAAATTCAAATACATTGAAGGAAGCGGTATTTGAAACAAGTGAGGATAAACAAATTCTACATTGGAATGGTAACTCGAAGGAAGTAAGCATTGAATTTAAAATTGGCTCGTATACAAATGGGTTAAAAATCGCTAAGAATGGTAAGCATTTTGCCATATCCGAGATTTTACGCGAAAAGCAAATTCCAATTCCAGTTCGAGAATTCATCCCGATTCTATTTAAAGAAAATCAAGCATCAATCATTTTATTCAGTTTATGGGATGACAGAATGAGGGATTTTATAGGAGACTTATTTTATGAGCACAGGTAA
- a CDS encoding arginosuccinate synthase codes for MSFKENTIFLFQSVYERLKPYHSLLQSKTPVIAFSGGKDSTLLVHFFKYLSNTKHFPEPILFHLDHCIRNNSLQEEEIRSEMKRLSTKTITKKKTFQNFLND; via the coding sequence ATGAGTTTCAAAGAGAATACTATTTTTTTATTTCAATCTGTCTATGAAAGATTAAAGCCCTATCATTCACTTCTTCAAAGCAAAACTCCTGTAATCGCTTTTTCTGGAGGCAAAGACTCTACCCTACTCGTTCATTTCTTTAAATACTTATCTAACACAAAGCATTTCCCGGAACCGATTCTATTTCATTTAGATCACTGTATTCGAAATAACTCTTTGCAAGAAGAAGAAATTAGATCGGAAATGAAAAGACTCTCTACGAAAACCATTACTAAAAAAAAAACATTCCAGAACTTTCTAAACGACTAA
- a CDS encoding ribonuclease D gives MQPKPSTIKPKVFQSDIDEEYFEAYSKDTHLAIDCEMMGLNPRRDRLCLVQICDSSNRFSLIQILPDQKEAPRLQKLFENPEITKIFHFARMDMQFLKAFLGIKLQGVFCTKIASKLARTYTDKHGLKELIREFFDVNIDKKNQSSDWGKKILSKDQLDYAAEDVRYLISLEFQLTEILIRENRLDLAEKCFAFLPTLIELDYLELRDILEH, from the coding sequence ATGCAACCAAAACCTTCAACCATAAAACCAAAAGTTTTTCAATCTGATATAGACGAAGAATACTTCGAAGCGTATTCTAAAGATACTCATCTAGCAATTGACTGCGAGATGATGGGTCTCAATCCCAGAAGAGACAGACTCTGCCTAGTTCAAATTTGTGATTCTAGCAACCGATTTAGCTTAATTCAAATCCTACCAGACCAAAAAGAGGCTCCAAGACTACAAAAACTCTTTGAAAATCCTGAAATCACAAAGATTTTTCATTTTGCAAGAATGGATATGCAATTCTTAAAAGCATTTCTAGGAATCAAACTACAGGGAGTCTTCTGCACTAAGATTGCAAGTAAACTTGCTCGCACTTACACTGACAAGCATGGACTCAAAGAGCTCATCCGCGAATTCTTTGATGTAAACATAGACAAAAAAAATCAATCGAGCGACTGGGGAAAAAAGATTCTCTCCAAAGACCAATTGGATTATGCCGCAGAAGATGTTCGATATTTAATTTCACTCGAATTCCAACTGACAGAAATTCTAATCCGCGAAAATAGACTAGACCTAGCAGAAAAATGCTTTGCGTTCCTCCCTACTCTAATTGAATTAGATTACCTTGAGCTGAGAGATATTTTAGAGCATTGA
- a CDS encoding PP2C family protein-serine/threonine phosphatase, whose translation MKDLDNTASICILCNQEKTPDGVTTNGVFNCITCGNEWILEKRKSQRFSKAQLVSEYANLITEFISIFDSNLNLHQLCDKTLSIFRTKFGIEKSGFLVHEPVNQFFKFEKYMGSPLTSSVITKLKTSSQDSSHPFSECAKKQKPVLRQFSEDNQFDTTYKKITGDTVCQILIPIIYKSTALGIIVFDFNDLNTAEEKFQQSEIYQLVSNQIAVALYHTIIFNKSNTKYRQFVNLHSSGLTLNKHYLNNTLEIIKMSLLTISGLVDTDINVLFIYNRKFKVITSHKLIRTIDSLDLSQDSIVVENYEEYKSFFNKQVPTLLSTDSQPLFKKLGFTGKQILNLPSFTLEVNDYVFLLGRYSTILFTPDEVEVLAAYSELVKITIDNAFLYHKMAKQERLEKEVEIAKEIQQNLLPREMPLHPRYEFAGLMVPAREIGGDYYDILVSPDQNETLFAIGDVSGKGLPAGMVMVTARTIIHSVIRRLSKLKEIVTELNSYLYYNSRNAATMRFMSLTLLKWALDSNEFEYCGSGHGNVLVYRAKTNTIDIIFTGGTVLGIMPDISEFYSEGKIEMDIGDSILLYTDGVTESMNTRGDQLEEIGLIASFKKHNKKRPAEILDGIYKDLKDFSVNVTSQHDDITMLIIKRHV comes from the coding sequence ATGAAAGATTTAGATAATACAGCATCCATATGCATTCTTTGCAATCAAGAGAAGACACCCGATGGAGTAACTACCAATGGTGTATTTAACTGTATTACTTGTGGAAACGAATGGATTCTTGAAAAAAGAAAATCACAAAGATTTTCCAAGGCTCAATTGGTGAGCGAGTATGCAAATCTAATCACCGAGTTTATTAGTATTTTCGATTCTAACTTAAATCTTCACCAGCTTTGTGATAAAACACTTTCCATATTTAGAACTAAATTCGGCATAGAAAAATCTGGCTTTTTGGTTCATGAACCCGTGAATCAATTTTTTAAATTTGAAAAATACATGGGAAGTCCTTTGACATCTTCCGTAATTACAAAATTAAAAACAAGCTCTCAAGACTCTTCGCATCCATTCTCTGAATGTGCAAAAAAACAAAAACCAGTATTGCGTCAATTTTCTGAGGATAATCAGTTTGATACCACATATAAAAAGATCACAGGGGATACCGTCTGTCAAATTTTAATTCCAATTATTTATAAATCGACTGCACTAGGCATCATCGTCTTTGACTTCAATGACTTGAATACAGCAGAAGAAAAATTTCAGCAAAGTGAAATCTATCAATTAGTTTCCAATCAAATAGCTGTAGCACTTTACCATACGATTATCTTCAATAAGTCAAATACAAAATATAGACAATTTGTAAATCTGCATTCTTCGGGGCTAACACTGAATAAGCACTACTTGAATAATACTTTAGAAATTATAAAGATGTCGCTTCTTACTATCTCTGGACTAGTTGATACCGATATAAATGTTCTTTTTATTTATAATCGAAAATTTAAAGTAATTACATCGCATAAATTAATCAGAACTATCGACTCATTAGATCTCAGTCAGGATTCAATTGTAGTTGAAAACTACGAAGAATACAAGTCTTTCTTTAACAAACAGGTTCCTACTTTGCTGTCCACGGATAGTCAGCCTCTATTTAAAAAACTTGGCTTCACCGGCAAACAAATATTAAATTTACCCTCCTTTACTCTCGAAGTAAATGATTATGTTTTTCTTCTGGGAAGATACTCTACGATTTTATTTACTCCCGATGAAGTGGAAGTGCTCGCCGCATATTCCGAATTAGTCAAGATTACAATCGACAATGCATTTTTATATCATAAAATGGCAAAGCAGGAGAGACTCGAAAAAGAAGTAGAAATTGCAAAAGAAATTCAGCAAAATCTGCTTCCCCGTGAAATGCCTCTTCATCCGAGATATGAATTTGCAGGACTCATGGTTCCAGCTCGCGAAATAGGAGGGGATTATTACGATATTCTTGTATCTCCCGATCAAAATGAAACGTTATTCGCAATCGGTGATGTATCAGGGAAAGGACTTCCTGCCGGTATGGTAATGGTAACCGCTCGCACTATTATTCATTCAGTAATCAGACGTTTGAGTAAACTAAAAGAAATCGTTACAGAATTAAACTCTTATCTCTATTATAATTCTCGCAATGCAGCTACCATGCGGTTTATGTCATTGACCCTCCTAAAATGGGCTTTAGACTCCAATGAATTTGAATACTGCGGAAGTGGTCATGGAAATGTTTTAGTCTATCGAGCTAAAACAAATACAATTGATATAATTTTTACAGGCGGAACAGTGCTTGGAATCATGCCTGATATCAGCGAGTTTTATTCTGAAGGAAAAATTGAAATGGACATTGGAGATTCTATTTTACTTTATACAGATGGAGTTACTGAATCTATGAATACTCGCGGAGACCAACTAGAAGAAATTGGTCTGATAGCTTCCTTTAAAAAGCACAATAAAAAAAGGCCCGCAGAAATCTTAGATGGAATTTACAAAGACCTGAAAGATTTTTCTGTTAATGTTACGTCACAACACGATGATATCACAATGCTAATCATTAAGAGGCATGTATGA
- a CDS encoding YihA family ribosome biogenesis GTP-binding protein, translating to MSTGNFVIHSSSFHSSHADWKKIPENPTMPQIAFCGRSNAGKSSLLNAILERKEIARVSATPGKTRLINYFLLNNHYFLVDLPGFGYAKASNDKRDELIDIVNGYLNHVQTLKILFVLCDAARDLPEEEKVLIETAFEKEIKPVLVRTKVDKLNQKDKARLKKETNFLEQEFPELPIFLTSTKTKMGILELRNLLTEF from the coding sequence ATGAGCACAGGTAATTTTGTTATACACTCCTCTTCTTTTCACTCCTCTCATGCAGATTGGAAAAAGATTCCAGAAAATCCTACTATGCCACAGATTGCTTTTTGTGGAAGATCAAATGCGGGCAAATCTAGTTTACTCAATGCAATACTAGAAAGAAAAGAAATCGCAAGAGTATCGGCTACTCCCGGTAAGACGCGTCTCATCAATTATTTCTTATTAAACAATCATTACTTCTTAGTTGACTTACCCGGATTTGGTTATGCAAAAGCTTCTAATGATAAGCGAGATGAGTTAATAGACATTGTAAATGGATACTTAAACCATGTTCAAACTTTAAAAATTCTATTTGTTCTATGTGATGCGGCAAGAGACCTTCCAGAAGAAGAAAAAGTCTTAATCGAAACTGCATTTGAAAAAGAGATTAAACCAGTTCTAGTAAGAACCAAAGTAGATAAACTAAATCAAAAAGACAAAGCTAGATTAAAAAAGGAAACGAATTTTTTAGAGCAGGAATTCCCTGAGCTACCTATCTTCCTGACTTCGACAAAGACAAAAATGGGAATATTGGAACTACGTAATCTATTAACGGAGTTCTAA
- a CDS encoding bacteriohemerythrin yields MINILADAINEFSEGIIIAQLDGNIQYVNERLLQLTNLDKKINFAGKSMENILRIIFSSCGVSEESLESNVIKILNSTESEFKITRRDGAVLIFDKKELSSGVLLFTVKDITHLSQIESKQKQIIKVAIMALADLSEYRDQQTGDHVLRVARKTYEIARSLKKSGEYKDILTTDFLYHIGVASILHDIGKVSLPDSILYKPGPLDAVDRKIMQKHTVNGSSILTKANRSIGDNGYFRLASEIAESHHEYWDGTGYPNGLSENNIPLSARIVAVTDVYDALIQPRPYKDSWAKEKVISYIKEKSGFQFDPKVVDGFLDVMKMRENASFIEWSSDMSVSNTMIDHDHQILLTLINQLINDENRADRLAVEFVMDELINYAFTHFKREEQLMKEMEYPELDNHRKIHELMTSEVIAMQKKLNIGFTPALGEEVSLYLKKWLSIHILREDKKYSLFMENKNLSQSL; encoded by the coding sequence ATGATCAATATACTAGCGGATGCTATCAATGAATTTTCTGAGGGGATAATCATTGCTCAATTGGATGGAAATATTCAATATGTAAATGAACGATTGCTACAACTTACAAATTTGGATAAAAAAATTAATTTCGCAGGCAAATCGATGGAAAATATTCTAAGAATCATTTTTTCTTCCTGCGGAGTTTCAGAAGAATCATTAGAATCAAATGTTATAAAAATTTTAAATTCCACTGAATCAGAATTTAAAATAACAAGAAGGGATGGAGCAGTTCTTATTTTTGACAAGAAAGAACTTTCTTCTGGTGTGTTGTTATTTACTGTAAAGGATATTACTCATTTATCACAAATCGAATCCAAGCAAAAACAAATCATCAAAGTAGCCATTATGGCATTAGCAGATCTTTCAGAGTATCGAGATCAACAAACCGGAGACCATGTTCTGCGAGTGGCAAGAAAGACATATGAAATTGCTAGATCTTTAAAGAAGTCAGGTGAGTATAAAGATATTTTAACAACCGATTTTTTATATCATATAGGTGTAGCAAGCATACTACACGATATAGGAAAGGTAAGTCTACCGGATAGCATTTTATATAAGCCCGGACCACTTGATGCGGTGGATCGAAAAATAATGCAAAAGCACACAGTTAACGGTAGCAGTATTTTAACAAAAGCAAATAGATCTATAGGGGATAATGGCTATTTTAGATTAGCCTCAGAGATTGCTGAATCTCATCATGAATATTGGGATGGAACGGGTTATCCAAATGGTTTGTCAGAGAATAATATTCCTCTTTCTGCAAGAATCGTTGCGGTTACTGACGTGTATGACGCTTTGATACAACCTCGTCCCTATAAAGATTCGTGGGCTAAAGAAAAAGTTATTTCTTATATAAAAGAAAAAAGCGGATTTCAATTTGATCCGAAAGTAGTAGATGGTTTTTTAGATGTAATGAAAATGCGTGAAAATGCTTCTTTCATTGAATGGTCGAGCGATATGAGTGTGTCAAATACAATGATAGATCACGATCACCAAATCTTATTAACTCTTATTAACCAATTGATCAATGATGAAAATCGAGCTGACCGACTTGCGGTTGAATTTGTAATGGATGAACTAATCAATTATGCTTTTACTCATTTTAAACGAGAAGAACAATTGATGAAAGAAATGGAATATCCCGAACTTGACAATCACAGAAAAATTCATGAATTAATGACTAGCGAAGTCATCGCAATGCAAAAAAAATTGAACATTGGTTTTACTCCCGCCTTAGGAGAAGAAGTTTCTTTGTATCTCAAGAAATGGCTAAGCATTCATATCTTGCGAGAAGACAAAAAGTATTCTCTATTCATGGAAAATAAAAATCTTAGCCAATCACTATAA
- a CDS encoding putative lipoprotein — translation MKLNLLLTASLLFLFNCQIFESVGSISTSVTGVSTSLNSISKLSDSVQSISGSLQSISGSSSGGGKAQLQVYKMDIRDLTAIYYKNGFDKEYNTDLAQVARKNGILNWESDPTTYVGIGEGLKKAQVNDQEFQAFLGKIDSNRKELRARLTEGYTSL, via the coding sequence ATGAAATTAAATTTGTTACTGACCGCAAGTCTTTTGTTTTTATTCAACTGTCAGATATTTGAATCAGTTGGGTCTATTTCTACTTCTGTCACAGGAGTTTCTACCTCTTTGAATTCTATTTCCAAGTTGTCTGATTCCGTGCAAAGTATTTCTGGTTCCCTTCAGTCTATCAGTGGCTCAAGCTCAGGCGGGGGCAAGGCACAGTTGCAAGTCTATAAAATGGACATTCGGGATTTAACAGCCATTTACTACAAGAATGGATTTGACAAAGAATACAACACTGACCTAGCCCAAGTCGCCCGCAAAAACGGAATCCTAAATTGGGAATCGGATCCTACTACCTATGTAGGCATCGGAGAAGGTTTAAAGAAAGCGCAAGTCAATGACCAAGAGTTCCAAGCTTTCTTAGGTAAAATAGATTCTAATCGTAAAGAGCTAAGAGCACGTTTAACAGAAGGCTATACTTCTTTATAA
- a CDS encoding alpha-galactosidase codes for MNKATLKYKIFNKTYFSEFRKHSENKYLSQDNLFELKFTRKKDKAGNLLFSGSLSWIEHQRPSIGLFILDLKVELDIIEPIANLKILQHGYQSWSFTSSYGSEQKDVSPKLLKFLRYGQENIYTDHPGKAGDFISEGLLLAHSKTENRGFILGVNDVGNQNTKFQILWDKQRITSLAVIYDFYCTPEFKINSPVELTQVKYEAFSETAPELILEEYGVNLGKKYKVKPSEEDVPTGWCSWYYYYTNISEEIILSNLHEVKNRKLPVEFFQIDDGYQNEIGDWTVVNEKFPRGVRFLAEEIKKQDLRPGIWLAPFLVRKKSSFFTLYPEAVLKDAKGNPVPAIWNPLWGLDYTYTLDVTHPKSIEFLETLFQTFTRDYGYNYLKLDFLFSASLPGVPYNKRLTPAERYRQALELIRKVVGKNTFLLGCGAPLIPSIGIFDGMRIGCDVTPFWYPEIKRRLLSDKHALSTEKGLINTINRSFMHRNWWLNDPDCLIVRKEKNKMNPAQTILMATVMAMSGGILLVSDNLVTIEQDRIEILEKTLQLSKLCQGKRSIPLGMFGGSFPRGFINEAGFFAVWNPSEKDEWIELDIPIKIKLNDTNDYWTKEKIYSLEIDNTLRKIKVMLKPFQAIVIGIKN; via the coding sequence ATGAATAAAGCCACTTTAAAATATAAAATTTTTAACAAAACATATTTTTCCGAGTTCCGAAAGCATTCAGAGAACAAATACCTGAGTCAGGACAATTTGTTCGAGTTAAAGTTTACTCGAAAAAAAGATAAAGCGGGGAATTTACTTTTTTCAGGAAGTTTATCCTGGATTGAGCATCAACGTCCATCCATTGGGCTCTTTATCTTAGATCTCAAGGTAGAGTTAGATATTATTGAGCCGATTGCCAATTTAAAAATTTTACAACATGGATACCAGTCTTGGAGTTTTACTTCCTCTTATGGATCAGAGCAAAAAGATGTATCGCCTAAGCTTCTTAAATTTCTAAGATACGGACAGGAAAATATCTACACAGATCATCCCGGCAAGGCTGGAGACTTTATTAGTGAAGGATTACTCTTAGCTCATTCTAAGACAGAGAACCGAGGATTTATTCTCGGTGTAAATGATGTAGGAAATCAGAATACTAAGTTTCAAATTTTATGGGATAAACAGCGAATAACCTCTTTAGCGGTTATTTATGATTTTTATTGCACGCCTGAGTTTAAGATTAATTCACCGGTTGAATTAACACAAGTTAAATACGAAGCATTCAGTGAAACTGCACCCGAACTTATCTTAGAAGAGTATGGAGTCAATTTAGGAAAAAAATACAAAGTAAAACCTTCCGAAGAAGATGTTCCTACGGGTTGGTGTTCCTGGTATTATTATTACACAAATATCTCAGAAGAAATTATACTTTCTAATCTTCATGAAGTAAAAAACCGCAAATTACCTGTAGAGTTTTTTCAAATTGATGATGGCTACCAAAATGAAATCGGGGACTGGACTGTGGTAAATGAGAAGTTTCCGCGCGGGGTTCGTTTTCTCGCTGAGGAGATTAAAAAACAAGATTTAAGACCGGGAATTTGGTTAGCTCCCTTTCTTGTCAGAAAGAAAAGCTCTTTCTTTACATTGTATCCAGAAGCAGTTCTAAAAGACGCGAAAGGCAATCCTGTTCCAGCTATATGGAATCCTCTCTGGGGATTAGATTATACTTATACCCTTGACGTGACTCATCCAAAATCAATTGAATTTTTAGAAACTCTATTTCAAACATTCACTCGTGATTATGGATACAATTATCTAAAGCTTGATTTTTTATTTTCTGCTTCCTTACCGGGAGTGCCGTATAACAAGCGTTTAACTCCTGCGGAACGATATAGACAAGCACTGGAATTGATTCGTAAGGTGGTTGGTAAGAATACGTTTCTACTTGGCTGTGGTGCGCCGCTGATTCCTTCGATTGGAATTTTTGATGGAATGAGAATTGGATGTGATGTTACTCCTTTCTGGTATCCAGAAATCAAACGTAGACTTCTAAGTGACAAACATGCATTATCCACTGAGAAGGGATTAATCAATACAATCAATAGAAGTTTTATGCATAGAAATTGGTGGCTCAATGATCCAGATTGCTTGATTGTTAGAAAAGAAAAGAACAAGATGAATCCAGCGCAAACCATTCTCATGGCAACTGTAATGGCGATGAGCGGGGGGATACTCCTTGTTAGTGACAACTTGGTTACCATTGAACAAGATCGAATTGAAATCTTAGAAAAGACTCTACAGCTAAGTAAGCTTTGTCAGGGAAAAAGATCTATTCCTCTCGGAATGTTTGGGGGAAGTTTTCCGCGGGGATTTATCAACGAAGCCGGATTCTTTGCCGTATGGAATCCGAGCGAAAAAGACGAATGGATAGAGCTAGATATTCCAATTAAAATTAAATTAAACGATACAAATGATTATTGGACAAAAGAAAAAATCTACAGTCTTGAAATAGATAACACTCTTAGAAAAATTAAAGTAATGTTAAAACCATTCCAAGCAATCGTGATTGGAATAAAAAATTAG